The Chryseobacterium sp. 52 genome includes a region encoding these proteins:
- a CDS encoding alpha/beta fold hydrolase: MKTELNYINLSYQTNSQKEYHIPLTYQIFGKDLFTAPVILVNHALTGNSNVSGEKGWWKQLIGENQIIDTNKYTVLCFNIPGNGYDHFLIDEYEDFTPSDIAEIFLKGLEALHIKNLYAIIGGSLGGGIAWEMLAKQPHLAEIFIPIACDFKTHDWLHAQCLVQKFLLNGNDEPLQKARIHAMLCYRTPQSLNDRFQNRYHQENQRLESEDWLVYHGNSLNERFSLNSYKLMNHLLMNINTEENHLEKISARMHLIAVDTDLFFPASEIRMCFEHLKEKKKEVFYHEIQSIHGHDAFLMEYEQLNTIIKNIL, encoded by the coding sequence TTGAAAACAGAACTAAACTATATTAATCTTTCGTATCAGACGAATTCCCAAAAGGAATACCATATCCCGTTGACTTATCAGATCTTCGGGAAAGACCTGTTTACAGCACCTGTTATATTGGTGAATCATGCCTTAACCGGAAATTCAAATGTTTCCGGAGAAAAAGGATGGTGGAAACAGTTAATTGGTGAAAATCAGATTATTGATACGAATAAATATACCGTTCTGTGTTTCAATATTCCCGGAAACGGATATGATCATTTTTTAATTGACGAATACGAAGACTTTACCCCTTCAGATATTGCTGAAATATTTCTGAAAGGCCTTGAAGCTTTACATATCAAAAACTTATATGCCATTATTGGGGGCTCGCTCGGAGGAGGAATTGCCTGGGAAATGCTTGCCAAACAGCCTCATCTTGCAGAAATCTTTATCCCTATTGCCTGCGATTTTAAAACCCACGACTGGCTTCACGCACAATGTCTGGTTCAGAAATTTCTATTGAATGGAAATGATGAACCATTACAGAAAGCAAGAATACATGCTATGCTGTGCTACAGAACGCCTCAATCGTTAAATGACAGATTTCAAAACAGATACCATCAGGAAAACCAAAGGTTAGAGTCAGAAGACTGGCTGGTTTATCATGGAAATTCACTGAACGAAAGATTTAGTCTGAATTCTTACAAGCTGATGAATCATTTGCTGATGAATATTAATACGGAAGAAAACCATCTCGAAAAGATCAGTGCACGAATGCACCTGATTGCAGTAGATACAGACTTATTTTTTCCTGCTTCAGAAATTCGAATGTGCTTTGAGCATCTGAAAGAAAAAAAGAAAGAGGTTTTCTATCATGAAATACAGTCAATTCACGGGCACGATGCCTTCTTAATGGAATACGAACAATTAAATACTATCATAAAAAATATTTTGTAG
- a CDS encoding O-succinylhomoserine sulfhydrylase, which yields MENFETSAIRTQTERTQFDEHSTPLYLTSSFIFQDAEDMRASFAEEKSKNLYSRFSNPNVTEFTDKIVKMEGAESGYAFATGMAAIYSTFAALLNAGDHIVSCQSVFGSTHTLFTKYFPKWNIETTYFKAEDAENVEQYIQPNTKILYLETPTNPAIEILDLEFFGQIAKKHNLIFIVDNCFATPYLQQPIKYGADVVVHSATKLIDGQGRVLGGVAVGNADLIREIYLFARNTGPAMSPFNAWVLSKSLETLAIRVDKHCENALKVAEFLESHPNVELVKYPFLKSHPSYEIAKKQMKLGGNIVAFEIKGGIEGGRNFLDKIKLCSLSANLGDTRTIVTHPASTTHSKLTEEERNEVGITAGLVRCSVGLEHVDDIIADLKQALD from the coding sequence ATGGAAAATTTTGAAACATCAGCAATAAGAACTCAGACTGAAAGAACTCAGTTTGACGAACATTCCACACCCTTATACCTTACATCCAGTTTTATTTTTCAGGATGCAGAAGATATGAGAGCAAGCTTCGCTGAAGAAAAATCTAAAAACCTGTACAGCCGTTTTTCAAATCCTAATGTAACAGAATTCACAGATAAGATCGTAAAAATGGAAGGTGCAGAATCAGGATATGCATTTGCGACCGGGATGGCAGCTATTTACTCCACATTTGCAGCTTTGTTGAACGCTGGTGACCATATCGTAAGCTGTCAGTCAGTTTTCGGATCCACCCACACCTTGTTTACGAAGTATTTCCCGAAATGGAATATAGAAACAACCTATTTCAAGGCTGAAGATGCAGAAAATGTTGAACAATATATTCAACCCAATACCAAGATCTTATATCTTGAAACGCCTACCAATCCGGCTATTGAAATTCTGGATCTTGAGTTTTTCGGACAGATCGCAAAAAAACACAATCTGATCTTTATTGTAGATAACTGTTTTGCAACACCTTATCTGCAGCAGCCAATTAAATATGGTGCAGATGTTGTTGTACATTCTGCCACAAAACTTATTGACGGACAGGGAAGAGTTCTCGGAGGAGTAGCAGTAGGAAATGCTGATCTGATCAGAGAAATTTATCTTTTTGCAAGGAATACAGGACCTGCTATGTCACCATTCAATGCCTGGGTATTGTCGAAAAGTCTTGAAACATTGGCTATCCGTGTTGATAAACACTGCGAAAATGCATTGAAGGTAGCTGAGTTTTTAGAAAGTCACCCCAATGTAGAGCTTGTAAAATATCCGTTTTTAAAATCCCATCCGAGTTATGAAATAGCTAAAAAGCAAATGAAGCTGGGAGGGAATATCGTAGCATTCGAAATTAAAGGAGGAATAGAAGGAGGAAGAAACTTCTTAGACAAAATAAAGCTTTGTTCGCTTTCTGCCAATTTAGGGGATACAAGAACAATTGTAACACATCCTGCATCGACTACCCACTCAAAACTGACTGAGGAGGAAAGAAATGAGGTAGGTATCACAGCAGGACTTGTACGTTGTTCTGTAGGTTTGGAGCATGTAGATGATATTATTGCCGATTTAAAACAGGCATTAGATTAG
- a CDS encoding AAA family ATPase encodes MENHENQNLEDQSSINLNKKEDQFQSRIDMIELRASLDKVKTEIAKVIVGQESMIEHLIAALLSNGHVLIEGVPGVAKTITAKLLAKTIDVGFSRIQFTPDLMPSDILGTSIFNVKNSEFEFKKGPIFSSFILIDEINRSPAKTQAALFEVMEERQITMDGIRYIMDEPFLVVATQNPIEHEGTYRLPEAQLDRFLFKINVGYPNLEQEIAIIRNQHESKKEDKTEGVNRVITAQQLKSYQNLVKEIIVEAQLMEYIAKIIVNTRENQFLYLGASPRASLALLTASKSFAAMRGRDFVTPEDIKEASYAVLRHRVIVSPEREMEGLTADEIIRQILEGIEIPR; translated from the coding sequence ATGGAAAACCATGAAAACCAAAATTTAGAAGATCAAAGTTCTATAAATTTAAATAAAAAAGAAGATCAGTTTCAGTCGAGAATCGACATGATTGAGCTTCGTGCGAGTTTAGACAAAGTAAAAACTGAAATCGCCAAAGTAATTGTCGGGCAGGAAAGCATGATAGAGCATCTTATTGCAGCCCTTCTATCAAACGGACATGTCTTAATTGAAGGAGTTCCGGGAGTGGCCAAAACCATTACCGCAAAACTTCTGGCCAAAACCATTGACGTGGGTTTCAGCAGGATTCAGTTTACCCCGGATCTGATGCCTTCAGATATTCTGGGGACCTCTATTTTCAACGTAAAAAACTCTGAATTTGAGTTTAAAAAAGGACCTATCTTTTCCAGCTTTATATTGATTGATGAGATCAACAGATCGCCGGCGAAAACCCAGGCCGCATTATTTGAGGTGATGGAAGAAAGACAGATTACAATGGACGGAATCCGCTACATTATGGATGAACCATTTTTAGTAGTCGCTACTCAAAACCCAATTGAACATGAAGGAACCTATAGGCTTCCCGAAGCACAGCTGGACCGTTTTCTATTCAAAATCAATGTAGGATATCCAAACCTTGAACAGGAAATTGCGATCATCAGAAACCAGCACGAAAGTAAAAAAGAAGATAAAACAGAAGGTGTAAACCGCGTTATTACTGCCCAGCAGCTGAAAAGCTATCAGAATCTGGTAAAAGAGATTATTGTTGAGGCTCAGCTGATGGAATATATCGCCAAAATTATAGTCAATACAAGAGAAAACCAGTTCCTATATCTTGGGGCTTCTCCAAGAGCGTCACTGGCACTTCTTACCGCTTCCAAATCTTTCGCAGCAATGAGAGGAAGAGATTTTGTAACTCCGGAAGATATAAAAGAAGCAAGTTATGCGGTATTAAGACACAGAGTAATCGTTTCTCCTGAGAGAGAGATGGAAGGACTCACTGCCGATGAAATTATCCGCCAGATTTTAGAAGGAATAGAGATCCCGAGATAG
- a CDS encoding MGH1-like glycoside hydrolase domain-containing protein, giving the protein MTVEKERLLDTKWKNWGPYVSNRQWGNVREDYSPNGNAWHYANHNNAESYAYRWGEEGIAGISDVKQIFCFAFSFWNKKDKIVKERFFGLSNPQGNHGEDIKEIFYYLDNTPTHSYMKMVYKYPINTFPYDDLVAENGRRSKKEPEYEIFDTGIFDNDEYFDIFIEYCKADHNDILARVTIHNRSKQDAPIVIAPTAWFRNNWKWGYNTYKAQMHASYDGCIDINHDSISIKKLYSRNLTAKSAFCENETNAPKLYGAPYPGNTYFKDGINDHIIYGSNTVNPEKRGTKASFMIDEIIGAGQSKTFDFRLCPDEMDDPFDQFDEIFSKRTAETNEFYDEIQSETTNEDERNVQRQAFAGLLWNKQFYHYNVGKWLKGDPNHHAPRNFNDYVRNTEWNHLHNKDIISMPDKWEYPWYATWDLAFHCVPFSIIDGEFAKGQLLLLTKEWYMHPNGQLPAYEWNLSDVNPPVHAWSCFRVFKIDEKQNGKPDLLFLEKVFQKLLLNFTWWVNRKDKSGNNIFGGGFLGLDNIGAFDRNMELKDGQHLEQADGTSWMAMYALNMMRIAMELAQYYQVYEDMAIKFFEHYLYIAEAMENLGEDKEGLWNEEDGFFYDVLQLGNGESVSLKLRSIVGLIPMFAVEIVDHKLLDKMPNFKARMDWVLKNKPELTKLVSHWDEEGQGRKHLMSILRKNRLTKVLTRMLDENEFLSSYGIRAMSKVYEENPFVFSVHGTENVVYYTPAESDSRMFGGNSNWRGPIWFPINFLIVESLQRFHFYYGNSLKVEFPTGSGEKKNLDEVAQNISRRLCSLFLKDDNGQRPFNGGNAKFNYDEHFKDYITFFEYFHGDNGRGVGASHQTGWTATVAKLMKPRLTV; this is encoded by the coding sequence ATGACTGTTGAAAAAGAAAGATTATTAGATACCAAGTGGAAAAACTGGGGCCCATACGTCAGTAACCGGCAATGGGGAAATGTACGTGAAGACTACAGCCCGAACGGAAATGCCTGGCATTACGCCAATCACAATAATGCAGAAAGCTACGCGTACAGATGGGGAGAAGAGGGCATCGCAGGGATCTCTGATGTGAAACAGATTTTCTGTTTTGCTTTTTCATTCTGGAACAAGAAAGATAAAATAGTAAAAGAACGTTTCTTCGGACTGAGCAATCCTCAGGGTAACCATGGAGAAGATATTAAAGAGATTTTTTATTACTTAGATAATACACCAACTCACAGCTATATGAAAATGGTGTATAAGTATCCTATTAACACATTTCCCTATGACGATCTTGTTGCTGAAAACGGCAGACGCAGCAAGAAGGAACCTGAATATGAGATCTTTGATACAGGAATTTTTGACAATGATGAATATTTTGATATTTTCATTGAATACTGTAAGGCTGATCACAATGATATTCTCGCAAGAGTCACGATTCATAACCGAAGTAAACAAGATGCTCCCATCGTTATCGCTCCCACAGCGTGGTTCCGAAATAACTGGAAATGGGGCTATAATACATACAAAGCACAGATGCATGCTTCCTACGACGGATGCATCGATATTAATCATGACAGTATTTCGATTAAAAAACTTTATTCCAGGAACCTGACTGCAAAAAGTGCTTTCTGTGAAAATGAGACGAATGCACCTAAATTATATGGAGCTCCTTATCCTGGAAATACTTATTTTAAAGATGGAATCAATGATCATATTATTTACGGAAGTAATACTGTAAATCCTGAAAAAAGGGGTACTAAAGCTTCTTTTATGATTGATGAAATAATCGGCGCGGGACAATCCAAAACTTTTGATTTCAGATTATGTCCTGATGAGATGGATGATCCTTTTGATCAATTTGACGAAATATTTAGTAAAAGAACTGCTGAAACGAATGAGTTTTATGATGAAATTCAGAGTGAAACGACAAATGAAGATGAAAGAAATGTGCAGAGACAGGCTTTTGCTGGCCTTCTCTGGAATAAACAGTTCTATCATTATAATGTAGGAAAATGGCTGAAAGGCGATCCTAATCATCATGCTCCAAGAAATTTCAATGACTATGTACGAAATACAGAATGGAACCATCTCCACAATAAGGATATTATCTCCATGCCCGACAAATGGGAATATCCGTGGTATGCAACGTGGGATCTGGCGTTTCACTGTGTGCCTTTTTCAATCATAGACGGTGAATTTGCCAAAGGGCAGCTTCTTCTCTTAACAAAGGAATGGTATATGCATCCGAACGGTCAGCTCCCTGCTTATGAATGGAATCTGAGTGATGTGAATCCTCCGGTACATGCATGGTCATGCTTCCGTGTTTTTAAGATTGATGAAAAACAAAATGGAAAACCGGATCTTTTATTTCTTGAAAAAGTTTTTCAAAAACTTCTCCTGAATTTTACATGGTGGGTAAACCGTAAGGATAAAAGCGGTAATAATATTTTTGGCGGCGGCTTCCTGGGATTAGATAATATCGGAGCTTTTGACCGGAATATGGAACTGAAAGACGGTCAGCATCTTGAACAGGCAGACGGTACGAGCTGGATGGCCATGTACGCCCTTAATATGATGCGTATTGCTATGGAGCTTGCTCAATATTATCAGGTTTACGAGGATATGGCGATCAAGTTTTTTGAACATTATCTGTACATCGCAGAAGCAATGGAAAATCTGGGGGAAGATAAAGAAGGTTTATGGAATGAGGAAGATGGCTTTTTCTATGATGTTCTGCAATTGGGTAACGGAGAAAGTGTTTCTTTAAAATTAAGAAGCATTGTAGGGCTGATCCCGATGTTTGCCGTGGAGATTGTAGATCATAAATTATTAGATAAGATGCCTAATTTTAAGGCGAGAATGGACTGGGTATTAAAAAATAAACCGGAGCTTACCAAGCTGGTTTCCCACTGGGATGAGGAAGGACAGGGGCGAAAACACCTGATGAGTATTTTGCGTAAGAACAGACTGACAAAGGTTTTAACGAGAATGCTTGATGAGAATGAATTTTTAAGTTCTTACGGAATCCGTGCAATGTCGAAAGTCTATGAGGAAAATCCTTTTGTATTTTCGGTTCACGGTACGGAAAATGTGGTCTACTATACTCCTGCTGAAAGTGACAGCCGTATGTTCGGGGGAAACAGTAACTGGCGGGGCCCGATCTGGTTTCCAATCAATTTCCTGATTGTGGAAAGCTTACAACGTTTCCATTTTTATTACGGTAACAGTTTAAAAGTAGAATTCCCAACCGGAAGCGGTGAAAAGAAAAATCTGGATGAAGTGGCACAGAATATCAGCCGCAGGCTCTGTTCATTATTTTTAAAGGATGACAACGGACAGAGACCGTTCAATGGTGGAAATGCGAAGTTTAATTACGATGAACATTTTAAGGATTACATTACCTTCTTTGAATATTTCCATGGAGATAATGGCCGTGGCGTAGGAGCTTCCCATCAGACAGGATGGACAGCAACCGTTGCCAAGCTGATGAAACCAAGGTTAACCGTATAA
- a CDS encoding four helix bundle protein, whose product MSRDYTQLEVWNEGRKLVVLLDSFTKKNPKKELSDLTGQIRRAVVSVSSNKAEGYRRRASEDTLPFLNVAGGSLCEFETQLYLSLHQNNISKTDFAKVTARILLCKKLISGFINYYKKIENEK is encoded by the coding sequence ATGAGCAGAGATTATACACAACTGGAGGTTTGGAATGAAGGAAGAAAATTGGTGGTTCTATTAGATAGTTTTACCAAAAAAAATCCTAAAAAAGAATTGTCTGATTTGACCGGTCAGATCAGGAGAGCTGTTGTTTCAGTTTCGTCAAATAAGGCGGAAGGATACAGAAGACGGGCTTCGGAAGATACTCTGCCATTTCTGAATGTTGCCGGAGGATCTTTATGTGAGTTTGAAACTCAACTTTATTTGTCCTTACATCAGAATAATATTTCTAAAACAGATTTTGCGAAGGTAACGGCAAGAATCCTTTTATGTAAAAAACTGATCAGCGGATTTATCAATTATTATAAGAAAATAGAAAATGAAAAATAG
- a CDS encoding ACT domain-containing protein yields MRNANEIKFLKNRSIIKFEGEDFLGEIGIDGRIFKALTLARISVGVISQQAIENGISILVNEADAEKAVACLIDEFEPERKSGKVSQIYSINNVSVLGFVAEDFNKVLAELARNNVFPLLLNQVSGENRVNIVVTSSQDEKTKNVIESEIFKKPKTVHLAIIGHGNVGKTLIEQVLQSSEEIRRRKKIDLKVVAVANSRKIAFNKKGFNADWSDEILTAEHPSNVEELINFSKENQLENLIVVDNTASKDFVKNYHALAENGFDLVSSNKIFNTLPIEEYRKLRYTLSKNNRRYLYETNVGAGLPLIDTIKLLHLSGENITRIKGVFSGSLSYIFNNFSVRNDKFSTIIGEAMEKGYTEPDPREDLSGNDVARKLLILARELDLINEFQDIKIQNLIPENLLSVDKSEFISRLDELDEEYKKVKEGQEPGHVLRYVGDLHGDLQKDKGELDVKLISVPGSSALGQLKGSDSIFEIYTESYGENPIVIMGAGAGAQVTARGVFGDILRVSETK; encoded by the coding sequence ATGAGAAATGCTAACGAAATAAAGTTTTTAAAAAACAGATCAATTATCAAATTTGAAGGAGAAGATTTCTTAGGTGAAATCGGAATCGACGGAAGAATTTTTAAAGCGCTTACTTTAGCGCGAATCAGTGTAGGAGTAATTTCCCAGCAGGCCATAGAAAACGGAATCTCCATTCTGGTCAACGAAGCCGATGCGGAAAAAGCAGTTGCCTGTCTGATCGATGAATTTGAACCAGAAAGAAAATCAGGAAAGGTTTCACAGATCTATAGCATCAATAACGTTTCCGTATTGGGATTTGTAGCGGAAGATTTCAATAAAGTTCTTGCAGAACTTGCCAGAAACAATGTTTTCCCGCTTCTATTAAACCAGGTTTCAGGTGAAAACAGAGTCAATATTGTAGTTACTTCTTCTCAGGATGAGAAAACGAAGAATGTTATTGAATCCGAAATTTTCAAGAAACCCAAAACCGTTCATCTGGCGATTATTGGCCATGGAAATGTTGGAAAGACTTTGATAGAACAGGTCTTACAATCTTCTGAAGAAATAAGAAGACGTAAAAAGATCGATCTTAAAGTGGTGGCAGTTGCCAATTCAAGAAAGATTGCTTTCAATAAAAAAGGATTTAATGCTGATTGGAGCGATGAGATTTTAACAGCAGAACATCCTTCAAACGTTGAAGAGCTAATCAATTTTTCAAAAGAAAACCAACTGGAAAACCTGATCGTCGTTGACAATACAGCAAGTAAAGATTTTGTGAAAAACTATCATGCGCTGGCTGAAAATGGATTTGATTTAGTTTCTTCCAATAAAATTTTCAATACACTTCCAATCGAGGAATACCGTAAACTAAGATATACGTTGAGCAAAAACAATAGACGTTACTTATACGAAACCAATGTAGGAGCAGGTCTGCCGTTAATCGATACCATCAAATTATTACACCTTTCAGGAGAAAATATCACAAGAATCAAAGGCGTATTCTCCGGATCATTAAGCTATATTTTTAATAATTTCTCTGTGAGAAACGATAAGTTTTCAACCATCATTGGAGAAGCAATGGAAAAAGGGTATACAGAACCCGATCCGCGTGAAGACCTTTCAGGGAACGATGTAGCAAGAAAACTTCTGATCCTGGCGAGAGAATTGGATCTCATCAACGAATTCCAGGATATCAAGATTCAGAATTTAATTCCTGAAAATCTTCTGTCAGTAGATAAAAGTGAATTTATCTCCAGACTGGATGAGCTGGATGAAGAATACAAGAAAGTAAAAGAAGGACAGGAACCTGGTCACGTGCTTCGTTATGTAGGAGATCTTCACGGGGATCTTCAGAAGGACAAAGGTGAGCTTGATGTAAAATTGATTTCTGTGCCGGGCAGTTCCGCTTTAGGACAACTTAAAGGGTCAGACTCCATCTTTGAAATTTATACAGAAAGCTATGGCGAAAACCCGATTGTGATCATGGGAGCCGGAGCGGGAGCTCAGGTAACGGCAAGAGGAGTTTTCGGGGATATTTTAAGAGTAAGTGAAACTAAATAA
- a CDS encoding OsmC family protein: MKITLNRINDDFLFECTNSQGNSILLDNTTQPGAKGVSPMESVLMAVAGCSGIDVVSILKKQRQEITGFQAEVEGERIVVEDAKPFKSIKVKFLLEGNIDPKKALKAAELSFEKYCSVSKTLEPNVEIGYEVLVNGEKI; encoded by the coding sequence ATGAAAATAACACTAAACAGAATAAACGACGATTTTTTATTTGAATGCACGAATTCCCAGGGAAATTCAATTCTTTTGGACAATACAACGCAGCCGGGCGCAAAAGGTGTTTCTCCTATGGAAAGTGTCTTGATGGCCGTAGCCGGATGCAGCGGAATAGATGTGGTTTCAATTCTGAAAAAACAGCGTCAGGAAATCACAGGTTTCCAGGCAGAAGTAGAAGGAGAAAGAATTGTTGTAGAAGATGCAAAACCATTTAAATCCATCAAAGTTAAATTTCTTTTGGAAGGAAATATTGATCCTAAAAAAGCCTTGAAAGCGGCAGAACTTTCTTTTGAAAAATACTGTTCCGTATCAAAAACTTTAGAACCTAATGTAGAAATAGGCTATGAAGTTCTTGTGAACGGAGAGAAAATATAA
- a CDS encoding DUF58 domain-containing protein: MKNLYINTRFFFSLIGVGMVYVLAFFFPFLMWVAHIMLLICFLAVMVDYLLMFNQKNAVLAQRILPEKLSNGDENFVKIDIKNNYSFTVSTRIIDEIPFQFQKRDFLIKKNIESGKNTYFQYSLEPKERGEYSFGNLNVYASSPLGFVSRRFNFQKDAMLPSYPSFVHLRKYELMALQSEFMLGGIKKIRKLGHTMEFEQIKEYVPGDDIRTINWKATSKTSRLMVNQFQDEKSQRIFILIDKGRTMKMPFNGLSLLDYSINAAMALSHIILKKGDRAGMMTFSKKTENKIAAENKSGQLKKISEALYNIKTDFFESDFNRLYQDVKYSLNQRSLILLFTNFETLDGLNRQLKYLRGIAKNHLLVVVFFKNSELQTLIHKNPESMQEIYDEIVAEKFEFEKKLIIQELRKYGIYTVYTLPENLNIDVINKYLEIKARGIL, encoded by the coding sequence ATGAAAAACTTATACATCAATACACGATTTTTCTTTTCGCTCATTGGAGTAGGGATGGTGTATGTCCTTGCATTCTTCTTTCCGTTTCTGATGTGGGTGGCTCACATTATGCTGCTGATATGTTTTCTTGCAGTTATGGTAGATTATCTTTTAATGTTTAATCAAAAGAATGCCGTACTTGCCCAGAGGATACTTCCGGAAAAACTGTCGAACGGTGATGAAAATTTTGTAAAGATTGATATTAAAAATAATTACAGTTTTACCGTCAGTACAAGAATTATAGATGAAATTCCGTTTCAGTTTCAGAAAAGAGATTTTTTAATTAAAAAAAATATTGAATCAGGAAAAAACACCTATTTCCAGTATAGCCTTGAACCAAAAGAGAGAGGAGAGTACAGCTTCGGAAACCTGAACGTGTATGCGTCTTCACCATTGGGATTTGTATCCAGAAGGTTTAATTTTCAGAAAGACGCTATGCTGCCTTCTTATCCTTCTTTTGTTCATCTGAGAAAATATGAATTGATGGCTTTGCAGAGTGAATTTATGCTTGGCGGGATCAAAAAGATCAGGAAACTTGGGCATACCATGGAATTTGAGCAGATCAAGGAATATGTTCCCGGTGATGATATCAGAACAATCAACTGGAAAGCCACCTCCAAAACAAGCCGATTGATGGTGAATCAGTTTCAGGATGAAAAATCACAGCGTATTTTTATATTGATTGATAAGGGAAGAACGATGAAAATGCCTTTCAATGGACTAAGCCTGTTGGATTACTCAATTAATGCTGCCATGGCGCTGTCTCATATTATTCTTAAGAAAGGCGATCGTGCCGGAATGATGACCTTTTCCAAAAAAACGGAAAATAAAATTGCTGCAGAAAATAAATCCGGACAACTTAAAAAGATCTCGGAAGCACTGTATAATATCAAAACTGACTTTTTTGAAAGTGATTTTAACCGCCTGTATCAGGATGTGAAATATTCCCTGAACCAGCGAAGCCTTATTCTGCTTTTTACGAATTTTGAAACATTGGATGGATTAAACCGCCAACTGAAATACCTCCGTGGAATTGCCAAAAATCACCTCTTGGTAGTTGTGTTTTTCAAAAATTCAGAACTGCAGACCCTGATTCATAAAAATCCGGAAAGTATGCAGGAGATTTATGATGAGATCGTCGCTGAGAAATTTGAATTTGAAAAGAAACTGATCATTCAGGAACTCCGGAAATATGGGATCTACACCGTATATACTCTGCCTGAAAACTTAAATATTGACGTAATCAATAAATATCTTGAGATAAAAGCCAGAGGAATTTTATAG
- a CDS encoding homocysteine S-methyltransferase family protein, producing the protein MKNSIENAQLSSLNAQLEKRILVLDGAMGTMLQRYKFEEEDYRGERFKDWEHSVKGNNDLLSLTQPQAIEEVHRKYLEAGADIIETNTFSGTTIAMADYHMEELVYELNYESAKIARKVCDEFTAQNPDKPRFVAGSIGPTNRTASLSPDVNDPGYRAITFEELRLAYKQQCEALMDGGSDILLVETIFDTLNAKAALFAIDELQEERNITIPIMVSGTITDASGRTLSGQTAEAFLISVSHLNLLSVGFNCALGADQLTPYLETLAHNSEFYVSAYPNAGLPNAFGKYDETPEDMARQIKEYVEKGLINIIGGCCGTTPDHIKAISDLVAQYPPRKAKEFV; encoded by the coding sequence ATGAAAAATAGTATAGAAAATGCTCAGCTTTCATCCCTTAACGCTCAATTAGAGAAGAGGATTCTGGTTCTGGACGGAGCTATGGGAACCATGCTTCAGCGCTATAAGTTCGAGGAAGAAGATTACAGAGGAGAGCGTTTCAAAGACTGGGAACATTCTGTGAAAGGAAACAATGACTTGCTTTCTCTCACACAGCCTCAGGCGATTGAAGAAGTTCATAGAAAATACCTGGAAGCCGGAGCAGACATTATAGAAACCAATACGTTCTCAGGAACTACTATTGCCATGGCAGATTATCACATGGAAGAACTGGTGTATGAACTGAATTACGAATCAGCAAAAATTGCCAGAAAAGTATGTGATGAATTTACAGCTCAAAATCCGGATAAACCCAGATTTGTAGCAGGTTCCATAGGACCTACCAACAGAACGGCGAGTTTAAGTCCTGACGTTAATGATCCTGGATATAGAGCAATTACTTTCGAAGAATTAAGATTAGCATACAAACAGCAGTGTGAAGCTTTGATGGATGGAGGTTCAGACATTCTTCTGGTTGAAACTATTTTCGATACACTGAACGCCAAAGCAGCTCTGTTTGCAATTGATGAACTTCAGGAAGAACGAAATATAACAATTCCCATCATGGTCTCCGGAACCATTACAGATGCATCCGGAAGAACATTGAGCGGACAGACTGCAGAAGCTTTCCTGATCTCAGTTTCACACCTGAATTTATTGAGTGTAGGCTTTAACTGCGCTTTAGGGGCTGATCAGCTCACTCCTTACCTGGAAACCCTGGCCCATAACTCAGAATTTTATGTTTCCGCTTATCCGAATGCCGGGCTTCCCAACGCTTTTGGGAAATATGATGAGACACCGGAAGATATGGCGAGACAGATTAAAGAATATGTAGAGAAAGGACTTATCAATATTATCGGCGGATGCTGTGGAACAACTCCGGATCATATCAAAGCAATTTCTGACCTGGTGGCACAATATCCACCAAGAAAAGCGAAAGAATTTGTGTGA